The Haloarchaeobius litoreus DNA window CGTGGGCACCGGCCCGTCGCCCCACGGCTCGACCGCGCCGTCGTCGTGCGGGTCCTCGCCGAAGACGAGTTCGAGCGGCTGGCCGTCCGGGTCGCGGAACGGCAGGACCGTCTCGCCGAAGCGCTCGACGGGTTCGGTCACGTCGGCGTCGCTCTCGGACAGACGGCCCTGCCAGTACGACAGCGAACCCTCCGGCGCGCGGAACGCCGTCGCGCTCGTCATCCCCTTTCCGACGCGGCCCTGTCGCGTCTGGCCGAAGGGGAAGAACGTCATCGCCGTCCCCGGCGTGCCCGTCTCGTCGCCGTAGTAGAGGTGGTACGTGGTGACGTCGTCGAAGTTGACGGTCTGCTTGACCATTCGGAGGCCGAGTACGTCGGTGTAGAACGCGACGTTCTCGGCGGGGTCCGCCGCGACGGCTGTCACGTGGTGGATGCCGTGGAGTCTGTCCGTGTCGGTCATACCGAGTCGTAGGCGTCCGGCGGGGAAATAGCGTGTGGACGCCTGTGTCGGCAGGTTACACTCGTGTCACGTGGGCTCGGGACGGGCCGGCAACCGGGCCGAGATGGCGGACTCACAGGCTGGTCCACAGCTCGACCACGTCGCCGGTGACGCCGTCGCCGAACTCGTGGCGGTGGGTCGTCACGCGCTCGTAGCCCCGGCGCTCGTAGAAGCTGGCGGCGTTGGCCGACGCCCAGCACGCCGCCGAGGCCACATCCTGTTCGCGGAGCGACCCGTGGAGTGCATCGAGCAACAGGGTACCGACACCCTCGCCCGCCCGGTTCGGGTCGACGTACAGCGCGGTCACCTCGCCGTCGACGTCGGCGACGAGGTGGTCCCGGCACTCGGGGAGGGCGATGCCGAACCCGACGACGGTTCCGGCGTTGGTCTCCGCGACGAGGAACGTGTCCTCGCCGTCGAAGGTGTAGTCGTCGACGCTCCGTCCAGCGTGCCACGCGTCGACGACGGCGTCGTCGTAGGCAAGCGGTCCGCGCTCGGCGATCGCGGCCTCGTGGACCGAGAGGATGGCCGCGGAGTCGTCTGGTTCCGCCGCTCTGACGTGCATGACTGCGCTAGAACCCTCGCTCCCCTCTAGGTGCCGGTTCTGCAGAAGATAGCTGTCCGTCAGCGCGGGCGAGGGGTACCGTAGTGGCGCATCGCGGCCACGACGAGCACGAGCAGGGCCGTGAACACCAGCGCCACCGGGACGTAGCCCGCCGTGAGCGTGCCAGTCCCGACGGTCGCGAAGACGACGGCGGCCGTCAGCAGGAACGCCACGAGGAGGCCGAGTGCGCCGGCGATCCAGAGGATGCGCTCTTCGGTCGGGAGTCCGTCGTTCGTCTGCTTCGGGTACTGGGTCATAGCTGTAAGGACGCGGTCCACGTATAAACCCGATCTCTAGATTTTCACTCCCTGGGAACGAGCGACCGCGCCGAGTTCAGCACCACGAGGGCGCTGCTGGACCCCATCGCCAGTGCGGCGAACAGTGGGTTCAGGAGCCCCGTCGCGGCCAGCGGGATTGCGACGGCGTTGTAGCCGAACGCCCACGTGAGGTTCTCCCGGACGCGTCGCCGGGTCGCCGTTGCCACGTCGAACAGCACGGGGACCGCGTCGAGCCGGCCGTCGGTCACGACCGCGTCGGCTGCCTCGGCAGCCAGCCCACCGCTCCCCGCGATGGCGACGCCGACGTCTGCGGCGGCCAGTGCGGGCGCGTCGTTGTCGCCGTCGCCGACCATCGCGACGGTCCCTTGCGCGCGGAGTCGCTGGACCGTGGCGACCTTCCCGTCAGGCGGGACGCCCGCGAACACCTCGTCGACCGCCGGATGGTCGCGGAAGCGGTCCGCGGCGGCCCCGTCGTCGCCGGTCAGCACGACGACGGAGCGGCCGTCGTCGGCGAGCGCCGTGACCGTCTCGTCCCAGTCGTCGCGCGGCCGGTCGGTGACCGCGAGGACGCCCCGACAGCGACCGTTCCAGCCGACGAGGACGGGGACGCCGCCGTCGCCGGCGATGGTGTCGGCGCGCTCCTCGAAGCGCTCGGGGACGGCGAGACCCTCGGATTCGAACAGGTCGCGGTTGCCGACGACGGTCTCCTCGCCGTCGACGGTCCCGACGACACCGGTCGGGCGTCCCTCGACTGACGACGCGGGGTCGTCCCAGTCGTCCGCCTCCCGATTCCGTCCCGTGGCCTCGGCCGGTCCGCCGCCGTCGGTCGCTGGGTTCTCCGGGGCCGGTCGCAGGCCCTCGCCGGCGGCGAACGCGACGACGGCGTCGGCGACGGGGTGGTTCGAGTAGCGCTCCAGCGCGGCGGCGCGGGCGAGGAGGTGTTCGCCGTCGTCGGCATCGACGCCGGTGACGGTCATCTCACCGCTGGTGAGCGTCCCCGTCTTGTCGAGCGCGACCACGTCGACGTCGGGCAGCACCTCGAAGATGGTCTCCGAGGCGACGACGACGCCGGACTCGGCGGCGCGCTGGATGCCCGCGGCGACGGCCAGTGGCGTGGCGAGGCCCAGGGCACAGGGACAGGCGACGACGAGGACCGTCAGTCCGACGAGCAGGGCTCCGGTGGCGGTGCCGCCGAGCACGAGCGTCCCGGCGGCGACCAGCAGCGCGAGGGCCGTCACCGTCGGCACGAACACCGTCGCGAGCCGGTCTGCGAGGCGCTGGACGCCCGGGCGGGCGCTCTGGACCTCCCACAGCAGGCCGACGATGCGGTCGAGCGTGCTCGTCGCGTCCTCGCTCACCGCGACGACGAGCGGCGTGTCCGTGACGACCGAGCCGCCGACGACGTCGTCGCCCTCGCGCTTCGTCACCGGCAGGGACTCGCCGGTCACGAGCGCCTCGTCGACCGCGGCGACGCCCTCGACGACGGTGCCGTCGAGCGGGACGCGCTCGCCCGGGCGGACGAGCAGTTCGGAGCCCGGTGCGACGTCCTCGACCGGAAGCGTCCGGCCGTCGCGGAGGCGGGCCTCCTCGACCGACGCCGCGGTGAGGTCCGACAGCAGCGAGACGGCCGAGCGCTTCACGCGGTCCTCGTAGTAGTTGCCGGCACTGACGACGAGCACGATGGCGACGGTGACGTCGAAGTAGACGTCGATGCCGCCGGTGAGCATCACCGCGGTGCTGTAGACGTACGCGCTGGTCGCCGCGAGGGAGACGAGCAGGTCCATGTTCGGCTGGCCCGCACGCAGACTCACGTACGCACCGCGCAGGAGCGGGAAGCCACTGTAGAATAGCACGACGCTCGTGAACAGCCAGATCTGTGCGAGCAGGTAGAGCCGGCCGAACGAGCCGAACTCGACGACCGGCGCGAAGCCGAAGTGCTGCGGGTAGATGAACAGCACGTACCACAGCATCGTCATCATCCCGAAGAAGCCGCCGCCGACGAGGAACGTCGCCGTGGGCGAGTCCGGCTCGTGGTCGTCCTCGACGCCCCGCTCGCGCGCCTCGTACCCGGCCGTCGAGACCACGTCTGGCAGGTCGCCGGCGTCGACGCGCCCGGGGTCGTAGACGAGCTTCATCGTGTCCGTCGCGTAGCTCGCCGATGCACCCTCGACGCCGGCGTGGTCGGTGGCGGTCGACTCGAGGAACAGCTCGCAGGTCGCACAGTGCATGCCGTCGACCGAGAGGTAGCAGACCTCGCCGTCGGCGTCGTCGTCGCCGGGGTCGAGCAGCTCCTCGGGCGAGGCCGCGTCGAGGTCTGCGTCGTCCAGCGACCGTGCGACGGCGAGACAGCCCCGACAGCAGAACTCGCCGTCGACGTCCGGGTCGGTCACCGGGTCGGCGGGCAGGTCCAGATCGCAGAGCGTACAGCCGGTCATGGGTGTCTCACAGCGGCTGGTAGTACGGCACGGGCGGGTGCGGCAGGTGGATGCCGAACAGCATCAGCCCGTGGGCGAGCGGCAGGTAGCCCAGGCCGAGGAACGCAACGCCCATCGTGCGGTGCAAGAGGGTCCGGTGGCGGACCGACAGCGACCCGATGGCGAGCCCGTACGCGAACAGGGTCGGAACGGTGCCGATGCCGAGCAGTGAGAGCGCGAGCGCGCCCCGGAGTGGGTCGCCGATGACGAACGCGTACAGGTACGCCGGGTAGGTGATGGGACAGGGGAGGGTCGCGTGGACCGCGCCGAGTCCGACGATGCCCGTCGAGTTCGTCGCCCGGTCGAGGTGCCCCGTCAGGAGCCCGCTGACGCGTCGGAACACCGCCGAGAGTCCGGGGATGGAGTTCCCGACGGCCGCGCCGCCGGCGGTCCCCCGGAACAGGTAGCCCACGCCAGCGGCGAGGATGAACAGCCCGACGAGCACGCCCATGCCCCCGCGGACGACGTCCGAGAGCGACGTGACGGCCGTGATGCTCCCGACGAAGAGGCTCCCGGCGAGCCCGAGGGCCGCGCCGACGACGGCGTACCCCGCGGTCCGGCCGAGGTTGAACAGCCCGTGCTGGCGCACGTCGACCGTCGTGAGCTGGTCGCTCCGGCGGTCGTCGCGGCTCGCGGTGATGCGGTCGGCGTACGTCGACACCAGCGGGCCGCACATCCCGAGGCAGTGCGCGCCGCCGAGGACGCCGATAACGAGGAACAGGAACAGGTCGGCGTTCTCGGTGACACCCTGCGTGGCGACCGTGGCGCTCACGGCCCACCCGCTCACCTCACACCCCGTTCGCGTCGGCGTCGTGGTGCTCGTCCTCGTGGGGCGAGAGCGCGAGCGCCAGACAGCCGGTGATGATGAGCACGTTGAGGAGCGTGACGGCGGCGATGGTCTCGCCCGAGAGCGCCACGAAGACCACCGCGGGCACCAGCGCGGCCAGCGAGATGAGTCCGATCACACGCGGTGTGATGTCCATGCTGGTGGCTGTTGTCCCGTGAGAGTATAAACTCTGGTCCGATTCCCACGTCGCTGAAGCCACCCCGATAGTTAAGAGAAAAGCCTCCCGAATACGTTCGCATGAGTAGGGGCGTACCAGCAGTGGAGGAGGAAAGCGAACCTGACGCGGGGGAACAGAGTGTTTCGGCCCCCGTCACGCAGGAGGAACCGGAGCGCGAGCTCACCCACGAGGAGTTCGACCCGAAGGGGACGCTCGCGTTGATACTGATGTACTTCGCGATACTGGTCGTCATGTGGGTGTTCATGTACTTCATCGAGTTCCTCGGCAACGACCTCGTCGTGGTGGGGTGATCACGGGTGCACATCCACCAGTACGAGAAGCTCTGGCTCGGGATGTCGCTGCTGCTCATCGTCGGCTTCATCGCGACCATCACCTACGGTGCGGTCGGCGTCGGCGTGTCGATGGTCGACGACAGCGGCGGCAACGTCGACCCGAACGCCCTCGACGAGCACCCCGAGTTCAGCGACCCCGGCGTCCAGAAGGTCGGCGAGAACGAGTACGAGGTGTACGTCGTCGCCCGGCAGTTCATCTTCCAGCCCGACCCCATCGTCGTGCCCGCCAACAGCACGGTGACGTTCTACGTGACCTCCGCCGACGTCATCCACGGCTTCGCGGTCGTGGGGACCAACGCCAACACGATGGTCATCCCCGGTGAGGTCGCGGAGATCACCGTCGAGGTGAACGAGCCCAACGAGTACGGCATCGTCTGTCACGAGTACTGCGGCTCCGGCCACCACACCATGGAGGGGCTCCTCCGGGTGGTACCCGAGGGTGAGTACAACGCCAGCGACGGAGGGAGCCAATGAGCGTCGAACAGGAGACCTTCGTGGACCGGTACCCCGAGGAGGCAGAGCTCGTCCGGCGGTCGTTCCTGGTCGCGTTCACCGCGCTCGGGCTCGGTGCCCTGTTCGGCATCTTCCAGGCGCTCCACCGGACCAACGTCCTGCGTATCATCCCATCGACGGACTACTACACGGCGCTGACCGCACACGGAGTCCTGCTCGCGATCGTCTTCACCATCTTCTACCTCGTCGGCCTGTACCAGTGGGCAATCACCCGCAGCCTGGACCGGTCGCCGACGAACATCAACTTCACCCGGGCGTGGCTCACGCTGATGACCGTCGGGTCGGCCGTCACCGGCATCACCATCCTGCTCGGGTTCGTCGACCAGGTCGGCATCAGCGCCGACGTGCTGTTCACCTTCTACGCGCCGCTGCAGGCCCACCCGCTGTTCTACACGGGACTGGTCGTGTTCATCATCGGGACGTGGCTCGCCGGCGTGGACTGGTTCCGCACGTGGCTGCACTGGAAGGAGGACAACCCCGACGAGCGCATCCCGCTGCAGACGTTCATGGTGCTGACGTCGATGATCATGTGGTACGTCGCCACCATCGGCGTCGCCATCGCGACGCTCTTCTTCCTGCTGCCGTGGTCGCTCGGGCTCATCGAGACGGTGAACCCGCTGTTGACCCGGACGCTGTTCTGGTTCTTCGGCCACCCGGTCGTCTACTTCTGGCTGCTGCCGGCGTACCTGCTCTGGTACACGGTGCTGCCGAAGCTCGCCGGCGGGCGGCTGTTCAGCGACCCCCTCGCACGGGTCGTCTTCGTGCTGTTCGTGCTGCTGTCGACCCCGGTCGGCATCCACCACCAGTACGTCGACCCCGGCATCGCGGAGGGGTTCAAGTTCATCGCGATGACGAACACGATGTTCCTGCTGTTGCCGAGCCTGCTGACCGCGTTCACCGTCGTCGCGAGCATGGAGCACGGGGCACGCCAGCGCGGCGGCGAGGGCCTGTTCGGCTGGCTCACCGCCCTCCCGTGGCGCGACCCCGCGTTCACCGGGATGGCGCTCGCCGGCCTGATGTTCGCCGCCGGCGGCTTCTCCGGCATGATCAACGCCGGGATGAACATCAACTACCTCGTCCACAACACCATCTGGGTCCCCGGCCACTTCCACCTCACCGTCGGTACCGCCGTCGCGCTGACGTTCATGGCGGGGACGTACTGGCTGTGGCCCCAGCTCACGAACCGTCGGCTCTACTCCCGGCCCATCGGCCTGCTGCAGGTCGTGATGTGGTTCGGCGGGATGGCGCTGATGTCCAACTCGATGCACGTCGCCGGGCTGTACGGCGTGCCGCGCCGGACCGCCGAGCCGCAGTACTCCGGCTTCGACTTCCAGACCGCGTTCGGGAGCATGGCGGAGCTGAACATCCAGCTCGCCGTCGGCGGGACGCTGCTGTTCGTCTCGACGCTGCTGTTCCTCGGGAACCTCACGCTCTCGCTGGGCAACCCGACGGTCGAGGGGCTCGGGCAGTCGCTCCCAGAGCCGCTCTCCGGCCCGGAGGACAGCCCGCGCGTGCTCGACAACATGAAGCTCTGGGCCGGCATCGCGCTGGTGCTCGTCGTGCTCGCGTACGCGCTGCCGCTCGGGGCCATCGTCCAGAACGGCGGCCTGTTCGGCACCGGCGGAGACGCCTACCCGGTGTCGGTGCTCGGTGCGTTCGACCCCGGCGTCGGCCTCGAGGCGGTCCGCGAGCTCCTGGGGGTGGGACGATGAGCGACCGTGGCCCCATCGTCCAGACCCGTGGCGGACTGCTCGTCGCCTGGGCGTTCCTGCTCGTCCTCGGCTTCGAGCTCCGGACGGCGCTCGGGCTGTTCCTGGGTATCGACGTCCCGGCGGTCCCGTACCTCGGCACGCTGGCCGTCGTGCTGACGCTGTTTGCCGTGCTGGCGGACTTCCAGCGCGCGTCGGCACAGCGGGAGGCCTGAGATGTCGGTCGTCGACCACCGTCCCCGGCTTCCGCTGTCGTGGGTCGGGCTCGCCGTCGTCGTCGGCGTGACGCTCGGCTACTGGCTGGCGGTCGACCCCGTCGTCCAGTCGCCCGCACAGGTCGCCTACCCGCTGCTGTGGCTGGCAGTCAGCGCCGTCGGGGTCGCGGTCGCCGTCGAATCGGGGGCTCGCTCGCTCTCGCCGCTCCCGGCCCTCGCCGGTGGCGCGTACGTACTCGTGCTGCTGTGGACCGCGGGGCTGCTCGCGCCGGCGGCCTCCGACCCGACGTTCTCGGTCCACCTGGCCATCCCGGGCTGGGGGCCGGCGGTGCACTACGTCGGCCCGGTCGTCGCGCTCACCGTCGTCCCGTTCCTCGTCTTCGGCTACGCGACGCTCGGCCTGCTCGCCGCGGTCGCCGTCGACCGGACGTGGAGTGCGTCGATGCCCGGCGCGGTCGGCCTGCTCGCCTGCGTGAGCTGTACCGCGCCCCTGGTCGCCGGTGTCGCGGGCTCGCTCGGTGCGGGCTCGGTCGCCGCCACGCTCAGCCACGCGCAGTACCCCGTCGCGACGGCAGCGTTCCTGCTGTCGGTCGGCGGCTTCGCCGTCGTGCTCCGTCGGACCGCCGACTGAGACTGCGCCGGCACCACCGGCGAACCTTTTTAGCCGAGAGCGAGGTAGGGCAGGGCATGACCGAGCAGTCGCCGGGCACGGACGGGGACGAAGAGGAGACGCCAGCCACCGAGGCGGCCCAGGAGCCCGCCCCCTCGGCTGACACACCGGCGGAGCAGGACGCGCCCGAAGGCCCCACCGGCGACGACGCGGCCGAACCACCCGCCAGCGACGACGCGGGGTCGACCCCAGGCGAGTCGGCCGACGCCGGCGGCCCCACGCCGGGTGTCCCAGACGAGGAGACGCTGGACGTCCCCGAGGACGTGGCCACCTACGACCGCTTCAAGAAGATGGACGGCGCGCAGTACGAGCGCGTCAACGAGTTCCTGCGCGACCGCACCTACATCACGGCTCGCGAGTGGGCCATCGCCCGGCTCTGCTCCGACTTCCGCACCGAGACGGGCGTCGAGATGACGAAGATCGGCGAGAACCTGCCCGAGCTGGTGCCGTTCATGACCGACACGTACACGCCACAGGCGGTCAACCAGGCCCGCGCCGCCTTCGAGGACAAGATACGGACCGCGGGCGCGACGTTCCTCTACGGGGCGATGTGCGACTTCTTCACCGCCGAGGAGCTCGACGACGTGATGTACGAGTCCACCGAGGTCGCGAAGTTCCTGCTGGAGGTCGAGGGCGTCGACCTCTCGGTCGAGGAGGAGCTGGAGGCCGAGGAGCGCATCTCGTCGGTCATGCGAGAGGTGCGCGAGGCGAGCGCGGAGCTGCGCGAGGACGAAGACACGGAGTAGGTCTCTGCCGAGGTCTCTCGCACTGAAGATTCGAATGTCAACTAGGGAAATCTGAAGTAGTCACGACGAGGTTCGACATTCCTCGACGACACGTCTTAGTTCGATATGACGGGGTTTGCTGCTCTTCTGGACACTTTTTGAACTACC harbors:
- a CDS encoding heavy metal translocating P-type ATPase; the protein is MTGCTLCDLDLPADPVTDPDVDGEFCCRGCLAVARSLDDADLDAASPEELLDPGDDDADGEVCYLSVDGMHCATCELFLESTATDHAGVEGASASYATDTMKLVYDPGRVDAGDLPDVVSTAGYEARERGVEDDHEPDSPTATFLVGGGFFGMMTMLWYVLFIYPQHFGFAPVVEFGSFGRLYLLAQIWLFTSVVLFYSGFPLLRGAYVSLRAGQPNMDLLVSLAATSAYVYSTAVMLTGGIDVYFDVTVAIVLVVSAGNYYEDRVKRSAVSLLSDLTAASVEEARLRDGRTLPVEDVAPGSELLVRPGERVPLDGTVVEGVAAVDEALVTGESLPVTKREGDDVVGGSVVTDTPLVVAVSEDATSTLDRIVGLLWEVQSARPGVQRLADRLATVFVPTVTALALLVAAGTLVLGGTATGALLVGLTVLVVACPCALGLATPLAVAAGIQRAAESGVVVASETIFEVLPDVDVVALDKTGTLTSGEMTVTGVDADDGEHLLARAAALERYSNHPVADAVVAFAAGEGLRPAPENPATDGGGPAEATGRNREADDWDDPASSVEGRPTGVVGTVDGEETVVGNRDLFESEGLAVPERFEERADTIAGDGGVPVLVGWNGRCRGVLAVTDRPRDDWDETVTALADDGRSVVVLTGDDGAAADRFRDHPAVDEVFAGVPPDGKVATVQRLRAQGTVAMVGDGDNDAPALAAADVGVAIAGSGGLAAEAADAVVTDGRLDAVPVLFDVATATRRRVRENLTWAFGYNAVAIPLAATGLLNPLFAALAMGSSSALVVLNSARSLVPRE
- a CDS encoding GNAT family N-acetyltransferase, translating into MHVRAAEPDDSAAILSVHEAAIAERGPLAYDDAVVDAWHAGRSVDDYTFDGEDTFLVAETNAGTVVGFGIALPECRDHLVADVDGEVTALYVDPNRAGEGVGTLLLDALHGSLREQDVASAACWASANAASFYERRGYERVTTHRHEFGDGVTGDVVELWTSL
- a CDS encoding b(o/a)3-type cytochrome-c oxidase subunit 1, whose translation is MSVEQETFVDRYPEEAELVRRSFLVAFTALGLGALFGIFQALHRTNVLRIIPSTDYYTALTAHGVLLAIVFTIFYLVGLYQWAITRSLDRSPTNINFTRAWLTLMTVGSAVTGITILLGFVDQVGISADVLFTFYAPLQAHPLFYTGLVVFIIGTWLAGVDWFRTWLHWKEDNPDERIPLQTFMVLTSMIMWYVATIGVAIATLFFLLPWSLGLIETVNPLLTRTLFWFFGHPVVYFWLLPAYLLWYTVLPKLAGGRLFSDPLARVVFVLFVLLSTPVGIHHQYVDPGIAEGFKFIAMTNTMFLLLPSLLTAFTVVASMEHGARQRGGEGLFGWLTALPWRDPAFTGMALAGLMFAAGGFSGMINAGMNINYLVHNTIWVPGHFHLTVGTAVALTFMAGTYWLWPQLTNRRLYSRPIGLLQVVMWFGGMALMSNSMHVAGLYGVPRRTAEPQYSGFDFQTAFGSMAELNIQLAVGGTLLFVSTLLFLGNLTLSLGNPTVEGLGQSLPEPLSGPEDSPRVLDNMKLWAGIALVLVVLAYALPLGAIVQNGGLFGTGGDAYPVSVLGAFDPGVGLEAVRELLGVGR
- a CDS encoding sulfite exporter TauE/SafE family protein → MSATVATQGVTENADLFLFLVIGVLGGAHCLGMCGPLVSTYADRITASRDDRRSDQLTTVDVRQHGLFNLGRTAGYAVVGAALGLAGSLFVGSITAVTSLSDVVRGGMGVLVGLFILAAGVGYLFRGTAGGAAVGNSIPGLSAVFRRVSGLLTGHLDRATNSTGIVGLGAVHATLPCPITYPAYLYAFVIGDPLRGALALSLLGIGTVPTLFAYGLAIGSLSVRHRTLLHRTMGVAFLGLGYLPLAHGLMLFGIHLPHPPVPYYQPL
- a CDS encoding DUF7546 family protein, with the translated sequence MSVVDHRPRLPLSWVGLAVVVGVTLGYWLAVDPVVQSPAQVAYPLLWLAVSAVGVAVAVESGARSLSPLPALAGGAYVLVLLWTAGLLAPAASDPTFSVHLAIPGWGPAVHYVGPVVALTVVPFLVFGYATLGLLAAVAVDRTWSASMPGAVGLLACVSCTAPLVAGVAGSLGAGSVAATLSHAQYPVATAAFLLSVGGFAVVLRRTAD
- a CDS encoding cytochrome c oxidase subunit II, with the translated sequence MHIHQYEKLWLGMSLLLIVGFIATITYGAVGVGVSMVDDSGGNVDPNALDEHPEFSDPGVQKVGENEYEVYVVARQFIFQPDPIVVPANSTVTFYVTSADVIHGFAVVGTNANTMVIPGEVAEITVEVNEPNEYGIVCHEYCGSGHHTMEGLLRVVPEGEYNASDGGSQ
- a CDS encoding DUF5806 family protein, which translates into the protein MTEQSPGTDGDEEETPATEAAQEPAPSADTPAEQDAPEGPTGDDAAEPPASDDAGSTPGESADAGGPTPGVPDEETLDVPEDVATYDRFKKMDGAQYERVNEFLRDRTYITAREWAIARLCSDFRTETGVEMTKIGENLPELVPFMTDTYTPQAVNQARAAFEDKIRTAGATFLYGAMCDFFTAEELDDVMYESTEVAKFLLEVEGVDLSVEEELEAEERISSVMREVREASAELREDEDTE